The following coding sequences are from one Salinicoccus sp. Bachu38 window:
- a CDS encoding ABC transporter ATP-binding protein, giving the protein MMILEAKDIKKSYGNRFNRTEVLKGIDMNIEKGEFVSIMGASGSGKTTLLNVLSSIDHVSSGHIQIEGADITRMKDKQLAHFRKNDLGFIFQEYNLLDTLTVKENVLLPLSIRSMKKEEVDRQFERVAGELGIHELSGKYPNEISGGQQQRTSAARAFVHQPKIIFADEPTGALDSKSASNLLKKLQQMNVASLSTIMMVTHDATAASYSGRVIFLKDGLVYSTLRRGGRPQEDFYKEIMNTQSVLGGVGVES; this is encoded by the coding sequence ATTATGATACTGGAAGCAAAGGACATCAAAAAGTCATATGGCAACAGGTTCAACCGGACAGAAGTGTTGAAAGGGATCGATATGAATATCGAAAAGGGTGAATTCGTATCCATCATGGGGGCGTCCGGTTCAGGGAAGACGACCCTGCTCAATGTATTGAGTTCGATCGATCACGTCAGCAGTGGCCATATACAGATCGAAGGCGCGGATATCACCCGGATGAAGGACAAGCAGCTTGCGCACTTCAGAAAGAATGACCTCGGATTCATTTTCCAGGAATACAACCTGCTTGATACGCTGACTGTGAAAGAGAATGTTCTGCTTCCGCTGTCCATCAGGAGCATGAAGAAGGAGGAAGTGGACCGTCAATTCGAACGGGTGGCCGGAGAACTTGGCATCCACGAACTGAGTGGAAAGTATCCGAATGAAATATCCGGCGGCCAGCAGCAGCGTACCAGCGCCGCCCGGGCATTCGTACATCAGCCGAAAATCATTTTTGCCGATGAGCCGACAGGGGCTCTGGACTCTAAGTCGGCAAGCAATCTGCTTAAGAAACTGCAGCAGATGAATGTGGCAAGTCTGTCCACAATCATGATGGTGACCCACGACGCGACTGCTGCAAGCTACTCGGGCAGGGTGATCTTCCTGAAGGACGGACTGGTATATTCGACACTGCGTCGGGGCGGGCGTCCCCAGGAGGACTTCTACAAGGAAATCATGAATACACAGAGCGTGCTGGGCGGTGTCGGCGTTGAGTCTTAA